A genomic segment from Actinoplanes sichuanensis encodes:
- a CDS encoding AfsR/SARP family transcriptional regulator, with protein MDIGSPQQRGTLAMLLLREGTTVTLDELISGLWGDEPPRSAVTTVRTYVYRLRRVLQQEGDDATSLESSGGGYVLHVPDGAVDINRFRAHTLRAAAATRHGDRRAAAAELRSALTLPDGRPLAGVQGPYAQGQRARLEQWIATAHLDLIEAEIHLGRHREILPDLTAMAAAHPLWEEVQALYMTALHGMGRTAEAMEHYRRSHRALVDELGIEPGAQLRAAMHHILAPAPTTVNAGPRRPRAGGSPRRRRPAWVSHRRLVR; from the coding sequence GTGGACATCGGATCGCCGCAGCAGCGCGGCACCCTGGCCATGCTGCTGCTGCGCGAGGGCACCACGGTCACCCTGGACGAACTGATCAGCGGACTGTGGGGCGATGAACCGCCCCGTTCGGCGGTCACCACCGTACGGACCTACGTCTACCGGTTGCGGCGGGTACTGCAGCAGGAGGGCGACGACGCGACCAGCCTGGAGTCCAGCGGCGGCGGTTACGTCCTGCACGTGCCGGACGGGGCCGTCGACATCAACCGGTTCCGGGCGCACACCCTGCGCGCCGCGGCGGCCACCCGCCACGGGGATCGGCGTGCGGCGGCCGCCGAGTTGCGTTCCGCGCTCACCCTGCCCGACGGCAGACCGCTCGCCGGAGTGCAGGGGCCGTACGCGCAGGGTCAGCGTGCCCGGCTCGAGCAGTGGATCGCCACCGCGCACCTGGATCTGATCGAGGCCGAGATCCACCTCGGCCGGCATCGGGAGATCCTGCCCGACCTCACCGCGATGGCCGCCGCCCACCCGTTGTGGGAGGAGGTACAGGCGCTGTACATGACCGCGCTGCACGGCATGGGCCGTACGGCCGAGGCGATGGAGCACTACCGCCGATCGCACCGGGCTCTGGTCGACGAGCTCGGTATCGAACCCGGCGCCCAGCTGCGGGCCGCGATGCACCACATCCTGGCGCCCGCACCGACCACGGTGAACGCCGGGCCGCGTCGGCCGCGTGCCGGCGGCTCCCCACGCCGTCGTCGCCCGGCGTGGGTCTCGCATCGCCGTCTGGTGCGCTGA
- a CDS encoding BTAD domain-containing putative transcriptional regulator, which translates to MPSRALQLKVLGPVVAEYRGQAVDLGGPLQRAVLAMLLAARGTVVSADRLIEQLWHGRPPPRATTSLQTYVSNLRRLLEPDRRPRTPSTTLLTVPPGYAISVSDDDVDAWRFERLVRAARKEPPETATVLLEEALRLWRGPAYAEFADADWAQAEVGRLDELHLLAREAQLDATVRSGQGAVAVPLAEAMTREYPLREEAWRQLALALWATGRRAEALEALGAHRRVLRDELGLNPTRRLADLEVAILSERDDLRPGEPSKAVVPFAGEAEPFVGRTGELRRFHEATGAALRGGGIVLISGESGIGKSRLLGRALQDLAATGWTVLSGCCPEYEGAPPAWAWTEVLRSLEKVMPPPEPAVMAPLLGDVGAGSVPGPDIGRFPLHQAVVRWLGVAAAAGPLVVAVDDLQNADGETLTLFERAVEGLAGRPALVVGTYRPGETGSRVADTLARVARRVPVRINLPGLTSAEVGDLIAAVTGVPADDRTVEALTDRTGGNPFYVGECARLLAAEGPQSALTEVPDGVREVLRRRLARLGDRHLDVLRVAALLGGDADPDVLAEVAGVDPAPALETAFALGLLVEGTSGHPAFRHSLLRDLIYGEMPTPRRARLHAAIAAVLERERPDDHVALARHYSRALTAATAGPAMRHSMLAAAAAERVYAFDVAAELLTQAVEAAGRMPRTGDHDARIVQVLSLLVRAQIKAGAMSAARASRRRAMDHAEHAGRDDLLAEALAAWSEPTSWQSRAYGTVDLRTVTALNRLLSRGALDPRTRCRLLDTLVSELDGDLDPRAVSAAQEQLALARDIGEPELIAAGLMAVAKCTSYEHGAERRGRIADELRDLARGMGLPVYHWLAEHIAGTVRAAAADPDGLRRHAELGIAIAGQHGLAEQEAVNRATLAMLAHIRGDFAEARELYDDVYERMLAVGAIHAWTFHSTVQITLYLSEGRYAEAEPLTRAVQDATGNLENDRLALVLARQGRLDEARAVPRDLVLRDDYLQSYFGCLKGDLAVLLGERENAPMLIDRLLPLRDLLGGVTSTSMVSGPVAITLGGLYRLIGDDDRAAEEFRHAVVIARRWGSPHWEAAAQEALARLPG; encoded by the coding sequence ATGCCTTCGCGCGCCCTCCAGCTGAAGGTGCTCGGCCCGGTCGTCGCCGAGTATCGGGGCCAGGCGGTGGACCTGGGCGGGCCGCTGCAGCGGGCGGTGCTGGCGATGCTGCTGGCGGCCCGGGGGACCGTGGTGTCGGCGGACCGGCTGATCGAGCAGCTGTGGCACGGACGGCCACCGCCGAGGGCCACCACGTCGCTGCAGACCTACGTCTCCAACCTGCGTCGCCTGCTCGAGCCGGATCGTAGACCGCGCACCCCGAGTACCACGTTGCTCACGGTGCCGCCCGGCTACGCGATCAGCGTCAGCGACGACGACGTCGACGCGTGGCGTTTCGAGCGGCTCGTCCGTGCGGCGCGTAAGGAGCCTCCGGAGACGGCCACCGTGTTGCTGGAGGAGGCGCTGCGGCTGTGGCGGGGGCCGGCGTACGCCGAGTTCGCAGACGCGGACTGGGCGCAGGCGGAGGTCGGCCGTCTCGACGAACTGCACCTGCTGGCGCGGGAGGCGCAGCTGGACGCCACCGTACGCAGCGGGCAGGGCGCTGTCGCTGTTCCGCTAGCGGAGGCGATGACCCGGGAGTACCCGCTGCGGGAGGAGGCCTGGCGGCAACTCGCTCTGGCGCTGTGGGCGACCGGTCGCCGGGCCGAGGCGCTGGAGGCGTTGGGCGCCCATCGGCGGGTGTTGCGTGACGAGTTGGGCCTCAATCCGACCCGCCGTCTCGCCGACCTCGAGGTCGCCATCCTCAGCGAGCGCGACGACCTGCGTCCCGGTGAGCCCTCCAAGGCCGTCGTGCCGTTCGCCGGTGAGGCGGAGCCGTTCGTCGGGCGGACCGGTGAGCTGCGGCGATTTCACGAGGCCACCGGTGCGGCGCTGCGTGGCGGCGGCATCGTGCTGATCAGCGGTGAGAGCGGCATCGGTAAGAGCCGTCTGCTGGGCCGAGCCCTTCAGGACCTGGCCGCCACCGGCTGGACGGTACTGAGCGGATGCTGCCCGGAGTATGAGGGTGCACCACCGGCGTGGGCGTGGACGGAGGTGCTGCGGTCGCTGGAGAAGGTGATGCCGCCGCCCGAGCCGGCCGTGATGGCGCCGTTGCTGGGCGACGTCGGCGCCGGTTCTGTGCCCGGACCGGACATCGGACGGTTTCCGCTGCATCAGGCGGTGGTGAGGTGGCTGGGTGTGGCCGCCGCGGCCGGCCCGCTGGTGGTGGCCGTCGACGATCTGCAGAACGCCGACGGTGAGACGCTGACCCTGTTCGAGCGGGCCGTCGAAGGGCTGGCGGGGCGCCCTGCCCTGGTCGTCGGCACCTACCGGCCGGGCGAGACCGGATCGCGGGTGGCCGACACCCTCGCCCGGGTGGCGCGACGGGTACCGGTGCGGATCAACCTGCCCGGGCTGACCAGCGCCGAGGTGGGTGACCTGATCGCCGCCGTCACCGGGGTGCCGGCCGACGACCGGACCGTCGAGGCGTTGACCGACCGGACCGGTGGCAACCCCTTCTATGTGGGCGAGTGCGCTCGGCTGTTGGCTGCCGAGGGGCCGCAATCCGCGCTCACCGAGGTGCCGGACGGCGTACGTGAGGTGCTGCGCCGCAGGCTGGCCCGGCTCGGTGACCGGCACCTGGATGTGCTGAGGGTGGCCGCGCTGCTCGGCGGCGACGCCGACCCCGATGTCCTGGCCGAGGTGGCCGGTGTCGACCCGGCCCCCGCCCTGGAGACCGCCTTCGCTCTCGGTCTGCTGGTCGAGGGCACGTCCGGGCATCCCGCCTTCCGGCATTCCCTGCTGCGTGACCTGATCTACGGTGAGATGCCGACACCTCGCCGGGCCCGTCTGCATGCCGCCATCGCCGCAGTGCTGGAACGGGAGCGGCCCGACGACCACGTCGCCCTGGCCCGGCACTACAGCCGGGCGCTGACGGCGGCGACCGCGGGCCCGGCGATGCGCCACAGCATGCTGGCCGCTGCCGCGGCCGAGCGTGTCTACGCCTTCGACGTGGCGGCTGAACTGCTCACCCAGGCGGTCGAGGCAGCCGGTCGGATGCCGCGTACCGGTGACCACGATGCCCGGATCGTGCAGGTGCTGTCGCTGCTGGTCCGCGCGCAGATCAAGGCCGGGGCGATGAGCGCGGCCCGAGCCTCCCGGCGGCGGGCCATGGATCACGCCGAACACGCCGGCCGCGACGACCTGCTGGCCGAGGCGCTGGCGGCGTGGAGCGAGCCGACGTCGTGGCAGAGCCGTGCCTACGGGACCGTGGACCTGCGGACGGTGACCGCCCTGAACCGGCTGCTGAGCCGCGGTGCCCTGGACCCGCGGACGCGTTGCCGGCTGCTCGACACGCTGGTCTCCGAACTCGACGGCGATCTCGACCCGCGGGCGGTTTCCGCGGCGCAGGAGCAACTGGCCCTGGCCCGCGACATCGGTGAGCCGGAACTGATCGCCGCCGGGCTGATGGCGGTCGCCAAGTGCACCTCCTACGAGCATGGTGCCGAGCGGCGCGGCCGGATCGCCGACGAGCTGCGGGACCTGGCCCGAGGCATGGGACTGCCGGTGTACCACTGGCTCGCCGAGCACATCGCGGGCACCGTCCGGGCCGCCGCCGCCGACCCGGACGGGCTGCGCCGGCACGCCGAACTCGGCATCGCCATCGCCGGTCAGCACGGCCTCGCCGAGCAGGAGGCGGTGAACCGGGCCACGCTCGCGATGCTGGCGCACATCCGCGGCGACTTCGCCGAGGCCCGCGAACTCTACGACGACGTCTACGAACGGATGCTGGCCGTCGGCGCCATCCACGCGTGGACGTTTCACAGCACGGTGCAGATCACCCTTTACCTGAGCGAAGGCCGGTACGCCGAGGCCGAGCCGTTGACCCGCGCCGTCCAGGACGCGACCGGCAATCTGGAGAACGACCGGCTGGCGCTGGTCCTGGCCCGGCAGGGCAGGCTGGACGAGGCCCGGGCGGTGCCTCGCGACCTGGTGTTGCGCGATGACTACCTGCAGAGTTACTTCGGATGCCTCAAGGGTGACCTGGCGGTGCTGCTCGGTGAGCGGGAGAACGCACCGATGCTGATCGACCGGCTGCTGCCGCTGCGTGATCTGCTCGGCGGCGTGACGAGCACGTCGATGGTGAGCGGGCCGGTCGCGATCACCCTCGGTGGTCTCTACCGGTTGATCGGCGACGACGATCGCGCCGCCGAGGAGTTCCGGCACGCCGTGGTGATCGCGCGGCGGTGGGGCTCACCGCACTGGGAGGCGGCCGCACAGGAGGCGTTGGCGCGGCTACCCGGCTGA
- a CDS encoding glucose/sorbosone family PQQ-dependent dehydrogenase has translation MRTATRTLIAATLTAIVASTSPATAAHAADPGPDQFTTRVIATGLANPFEVANGPDGLLWVTERTAGRVVRIDPATGARSTALTLPDVLITPGTQDGLMGMALHPELLTARNQHVFLAYTYDADPGAAVDRRVKLVRYFWEAATQRLILPITLIEGLPGSDDHNSGRLVFGPDGKLAYTIGDGGHNQFANYCKPIRAQRTPTAQEVRDRDWVSYQGKVLRLEVDGTIPADNPVINGVRSHVYSLGHRNPQGLTFGPGGRLYANEHGPKNDDEINLIRAAGNYGWPNISGYQDDQAYVYANWSAAPGCPSLPWGEPALPQVPQSTESSFTAPNLVEPLRTYYTVGDDFDFQDPKCAAAYYICWPGIAPSSLDYLAASRLPGWSNSLLMTTLKDGTIYRVPLTADGRLAAETIPVWKSVNRYRDLTFNATGTVFYAVTDSSGLARDPQGAPTNGLTNPGTLLEYAHKG, from the coding sequence ATGCGCACCGCGACACGCACACTGATCGCCGCCACCCTCACGGCGATCGTGGCATCAACCTCCCCCGCGACCGCCGCCCACGCGGCCGACCCCGGCCCGGACCAGTTCACCACCCGGGTGATCGCCACCGGCCTCGCCAACCCGTTCGAGGTCGCCAACGGCCCGGACGGCCTGCTGTGGGTGACCGAGCGCACCGCCGGCCGGGTGGTCCGGATCGATCCGGCCACCGGCGCCCGCAGCACCGCGCTGACCCTGCCCGACGTGCTGATCACACCGGGCACCCAGGACGGCCTGATGGGCATGGCCCTGCACCCCGAGCTGCTCACGGCCCGCAACCAGCATGTCTTCCTGGCCTACACCTACGATGCCGATCCCGGCGCCGCGGTCGACCGCCGGGTCAAGCTGGTCCGTTATTTCTGGGAGGCGGCCACCCAGCGGCTGATCCTGCCGATCACCCTGATCGAGGGTCTGCCCGGCAGCGACGACCACAACTCCGGCCGGCTGGTCTTCGGCCCGGACGGCAAGCTGGCGTACACGATCGGCGACGGGGGCCACAATCAGTTCGCCAACTACTGCAAGCCGATCCGGGCGCAGCGCACACCGACGGCGCAGGAGGTCCGCGATCGTGACTGGGTGTCATATCAGGGCAAGGTTCTGCGCCTCGAGGTCGACGGCACCATCCCGGCCGACAACCCGGTGATCAACGGGGTACGCAGCCACGTCTACTCCCTGGGTCACCGCAACCCGCAGGGTCTGACCTTCGGCCCCGGCGGCCGGCTCTACGCCAACGAGCACGGCCCGAAGAACGACGACGAGATCAATCTGATCCGGGCGGCAGGGAACTACGGCTGGCCGAACATCTCCGGCTACCAGGATGACCAGGCGTACGTCTACGCGAACTGGTCGGCTGCTCCCGGCTGTCCCTCTCTGCCGTGGGGTGAACCGGCGCTGCCGCAGGTCCCGCAGTCCACGGAGTCCAGCTTCACGGCCCCGAACCTGGTCGAGCCGCTGCGGACCTACTACACGGTCGGCGACGACTTCGACTTCCAGGACCCGAAGTGCGCGGCCGCCTACTACATCTGCTGGCCCGGCATCGCGCCTTCCAGCCTCGACTACCTGGCCGCCTCCCGCCTTCCGGGGTGGAGCAACTCGCTGCTGATGACCACGTTGAAGGACGGCACGATCTACCGGGTGCCGCTGACCGCGGACGGCCGGCTGGCGGCCGAGACCATCCCGGTCTGGAAGAGCGTCAACCGCTATCGCGATCTGACGTTCAACGCCACCGGCACCGTCTTCTACGCCGTCACCGACAGCAGCGGCCTGGCCCGTGACCCGCAGGGTGCCCCGACCAACGGGCTGACCAACCCCGGAACGCTGCTGGAGTACGCCCACAAGGGCTGA
- a CDS encoding SMI1/KNR4 family protein, which yields MDVTSRPRTAEQWRVYLAGYSADFLRVADADRLQELGAERRSSGWLGFAGADQDALTAVEERLGTALPAGYRAFLEASDGWLEMGPFVWTMRTTADVGWLREIEPDLCDMGDEADELLARTLLVSADADACYWLLDPADVNADGEWAAYVWASWYPGLGDRFDSFADLVAAERESFEELNAREGRALEPGGADDLVVQGRQLALRGEAQRAAECFEAAARKGSGAGQYLAVVMAAFLQPQVHHRIRNDVLGHPHVIDAVGAGRVRAELVPLFLRHESGARAERLVKNALGEVGEVPMSSEPPDFTAALSQARELARRGESEAAWSAVAAAVSRWRSDDPLRIAPLTLLTDPVLRPLVTPQRAAWIATTPKGLDF from the coding sequence GTGGATGTGACCAGCCGGCCCCGTACTGCCGAGCAGTGGCGGGTCTACCTTGCCGGGTACAGCGCCGATTTTCTCCGCGTCGCCGACGCTGATCGTCTGCAAGAGCTCGGAGCTGAACGACGTAGCTCTGGGTGGCTCGGGTTCGCCGGCGCTGATCAGGATGCGCTCACTGCCGTTGAGGAACGTCTCGGGACGGCGCTTCCCGCGGGGTATCGCGCGTTCTTGGAGGCCTCAGACGGATGGCTCGAGATGGGGCCGTTCGTGTGGACGATGCGGACTACAGCCGACGTCGGGTGGCTGCGCGAAATCGAACCCGACCTGTGCGACATGGGTGACGAGGCCGATGAGTTGCTGGCCCGTACGCTGCTGGTGTCCGCCGATGCGGATGCGTGCTACTGGCTTCTCGACCCCGCGGATGTCAACGCTGACGGAGAATGGGCGGCATACGTCTGGGCATCGTGGTATCCGGGCCTGGGTGATCGTTTCGACTCCTTCGCCGACCTGGTCGCTGCCGAGCGGGAGTCGTTCGAGGAGCTCAACGCGCGCGAAGGCCGGGCGCTTGAGCCGGGCGGGGCGGATGATCTCGTTGTGCAGGGGCGGCAACTGGCACTGCGGGGCGAGGCGCAGAGAGCGGCCGAGTGTTTCGAGGCCGCGGCCCGTAAGGGCTCGGGAGCGGGGCAGTACCTCGCCGTGGTTATGGCGGCGTTCTTGCAGCCCCAAGTCCACCACAGGATACGAAACGACGTGCTCGGGCATCCACACGTGATTGACGCGGTCGGCGCTGGGCGAGTACGCGCCGAGCTTGTACCGCTCTTTCTGCGGCATGAGTCCGGCGCCCGGGCCGAGCGGCTGGTCAAGAATGCGCTGGGTGAGGTCGGCGAGGTGCCGATGTCGTCCGAACCACCCGACTTCACCGCGGCACTGAGCCAAGCCCGTGAACTCGCACGCCGAGGCGAATCCGAGGCCGCGTGGTCGGCCGTGGCGGCAGCGGTGTCACGGTGGCGTAGCGACGACCCACTGCGCATCGCACCGTTGACGCTGCTCACCGATCCTGTGCTGCGGCCGCTGGTCACCCCGCAGCGGGCCGCCTGGATCGCCACCACCCCGAAAGGCCTTGATTTCTGA